From Halobacterium sp. R2-5, the proteins below share one genomic window:
- the mvaD gene encoding phosphomevalonate decarboxylase MvaD: MKATARAHPIQGIVKYHGMRDEQLRLPYHDSISVCTAPSNTTTTVEFDPERDEDTYVIDGEVEDGSGADRIRKVVDEVRERAGVDHRVHVESVNNFQSNIGLGSSASGFAALARAATEAAGLDLSLPEISTIARRGSASAARAVTGGFSDLHTGLNDEDCRSERLDVPEEFVDDLRIVIAKVPSYKETGHAHAEAADSHMFEARLSHIHAQLAEARDALREGDFERVFETAEHDSLSLAATTMTGPSGWVYWKPDTIEVFDAVRELRSEEGVPAYFSTDTGATVYVNTRAEYADEVEEAIADCGVETDVWEVGGPATVLDESDALF, from the coding sequence ATGAAAGCGACCGCGCGAGCCCACCCGATTCAGGGCATCGTGAAGTACCACGGGATGCGAGACGAGCAGCTCCGACTCCCCTACCACGACTCTATCAGCGTCTGCACCGCGCCGAGCAACACGACGACGACCGTCGAGTTCGACCCCGAGCGCGACGAGGACACCTACGTCATCGACGGCGAGGTCGAGGACGGCTCGGGCGCCGACCGCATCCGGAAGGTCGTCGACGAGGTGCGCGAGCGCGCGGGCGTCGACCACCGCGTGCACGTCGAGAGCGTGAACAACTTCCAGTCGAACATCGGCCTCGGGTCGTCGGCGTCCGGGTTCGCGGCGCTCGCTCGCGCGGCCACCGAGGCCGCCGGCCTCGACCTCTCGCTGCCCGAGATCTCGACCATCGCGCGGCGCGGGTCTGCGTCCGCGGCGCGCGCGGTCACGGGCGGCTTCTCCGACCTCCACACGGGCCTGAACGACGAGGACTGCCGGAGCGAGCGCCTCGACGTCCCCGAGGAGTTCGTCGACGACCTCCGCATCGTCATCGCGAAAGTCCCCTCGTACAAGGAGACCGGGCACGCGCACGCCGAGGCCGCGGACAGCCACATGTTCGAGGCCCGCCTCTCGCACATCCACGCGCAACTGGCGGAGGCGCGGGACGCCCTCCGCGAGGGCGACTTCGAGCGCGTGTTCGAGACCGCCGAACACGACTCGCTGTCGCTGGCCGCGACGACGATGACCGGCCCGTCGGGGTGGGTGTACTGGAAGCCGGACACCATCGAGGTGTTCGACGCCGTCCGAGAGCTCCGCAGCGAGGAGGGCGTCCCCGCGTACTTCTCGACGGACACCGGCGCGACCGTCTACGTGAACACGCGCGCCGAGTACGCCGACGAGGTCGAAGAGGCAATCGCGGACTGCGGCGTCGAGACGGACGTCTGGGAGGTCGGCGGCCCCGCGACGGTGCTCGACGAGAGCGACGCGCTGTTCTAA
- the nth gene encoding endonuclease III encodes MGTPLDTREAQVEEVIDRLSDEYPDPEISLNFSNRLELLVAVILSAQCTDERVNKETAHLFETYESVEDYANADEEELAEDLNSITYYNSKAGYIKSAAQSMVEEHDGEVPDTMSELTDLSGVGRKTANVVLQHGHDITEGIVVDTHVQRISRRLGITEEERPEAIEEDLMPVVPREHWKNYTHWLISHGRDTCTARNPDCADCVLEDVCPSSKLDSDVDLADGSEW; translated from the coding sequence ATGGGAACGCCGCTGGACACGCGCGAGGCACAGGTCGAGGAGGTCATCGACCGCCTCAGCGACGAGTACCCCGACCCCGAGATCTCGCTGAACTTCTCGAACCGCCTCGAACTGCTGGTCGCCGTGATTCTCTCCGCGCAGTGCACCGACGAGCGCGTGAACAAGGAGACCGCCCACCTCTTCGAGACGTACGAGTCCGTCGAGGACTACGCGAACGCCGACGAGGAGGAGCTCGCAGAGGACCTGAACTCCATCACGTACTACAACAGCAAGGCCGGCTACATCAAGAGCGCCGCGCAGTCGATGGTCGAGGAGCACGACGGCGAGGTGCCGGACACGATGAGCGAGCTCACCGACCTCTCGGGCGTCGGCCGGAAGACCGCGAACGTCGTGCTCCAGCACGGCCACGACATCACGGAGGGCATCGTCGTGGACACGCACGTCCAGCGCATCTCGCGGCGCCTCGGCATCACCGAGGAGGAGCGCCCGGAGGCCATCGAGGAAGACCTGATGCCGGTCGTCCCGCGCGAGCACTGGAAGAACTACACGCACTGGCTCATCAGCCACGGCCGCGACACGTGCACCGCGCGCAACCCCGACTGCGCGGACTGCGTCCTCGAAGACGTCTGTCCGTCCTCGAAGCTCGACAGCGACGTCGACCTCGCGGACGGCAGCGAGTGGTAG
- a CDS encoding helix-turn-helix domain-containing protein produces the protein MAGNRLLPSRSTVERGDGSRVVGIREDAADEVFEALSSSTAREILAALYEEPDTASSVAEDCDTSLQNATYHLEKLVDADLVEVADTWYSEQGREMKVYAPASESLVVFAADEASKPSLKERLMRVLGAVGVLGVASLVVQRLFGGRGAPTEYQSSGDGGAGAAATTEGGDVGIMNEQVTETANATTTVAESAQSTAQGLPPGALFFAGGLLVLAIVVGYVWYRGR, from the coding sequence ATGGCTGGGAACCGCCTACTCCCGTCGCGTTCGACAGTCGAGCGCGGCGACGGCTCGCGAGTCGTCGGCATCCGCGAGGACGCCGCCGACGAGGTGTTCGAGGCGCTGTCCTCGAGCACCGCTCGCGAGATTCTCGCCGCACTGTACGAGGAGCCCGACACCGCCTCCAGCGTCGCTGAGGACTGCGATACGTCGCTCCAGAACGCGACCTACCACCTCGAGAAGCTCGTGGACGCGGACCTCGTGGAGGTCGCGGACACGTGGTACTCCGAGCAGGGCCGCGAGATGAAGGTGTACGCGCCCGCCTCCGAGTCGCTGGTCGTGTTCGCGGCCGACGAGGCGTCGAAGCCGTCGCTGAAGGAACGCCTCATGCGCGTGCTCGGCGCGGTCGGCGTGCTCGGCGTCGCGAGTCTCGTCGTCCAGCGGCTGTTCGGGGGGCGGGGCGCGCCGACGGAGTACCAGAGCAGCGGCGACGGCGGCGCGGGCGCGGCCGCGACCACCGAGGGCGGCGACGTCGGCATCATGAACGAGCAGGTCACGGAGACGGCCAACGCGACCACGACGGTCGCCGAGAGCGCGCAGTCGACCGCGCAGGGACTCCCGCCGGGCGCGCTGTTCTTCGCCGGCGGGCTGCTCGTGCTCGCGATCGTCGTCGGGTACGTCTGGTACCGGGGCCGGTAG
- a CDS encoding plastocyanin/azurin family copper-binding protein produces MKRRDFLKIATGSAGGAAAIGAAGARSSSTSAAVQEGEGNNTTSGNGTAENGTAQNGTEQSGDGEGESGDGELPGAGTTKTVTVGPGGNNVFEPETVYIQPGATVEWVWDSDGHNVAPDGIPDGASWEGHEPIENSGFEYSHTFEGPTGEYNYVCTPHAQLGMVGTVVVNESGQAPSGGGEGGAAGPDPHDMGVPFHPHFVGIATILMMLVSLVYTFFVLKYGESSNASAPNKQ; encoded by the coding sequence ATGAAGAGGCGGGACTTTCTGAAGATTGCGACCGGTTCGGCCGGCGGCGCTGCAGCCATCGGCGCAGCCGGCGCTCGGTCGTCCTCCACGTCCGCCGCCGTCCAGGAGGGCGAAGGGAACAACACGACCTCCGGGAACGGCACCGCCGAGAACGGGACTGCACAGAACGGCACGGAGCAGTCCGGCGACGGCGAGGGCGAGAGCGGGGACGGTGAACTCCCGGGCGCTGGGACGACGAAGACCGTCACGGTCGGTCCCGGCGGAAACAACGTCTTCGAACCCGAGACCGTCTACATCCAGCCGGGAGCGACGGTCGAGTGGGTCTGGGACTCCGACGGCCACAACGTCGCACCCGACGGCATCCCGGACGGCGCCAGCTGGGAGGGCCACGAGCCCATCGAGAACAGCGGGTTCGAGTACAGCCACACGTTCGAGGGGCCGACCGGCGAGTACAACTACGTCTGCACGCCGCACGCCCAACTCGGCATGGTTGGTACTGTGGTCGTCAACGAGAGCGGACAGGCACCCAGTGGCGGAGGCGAAGGCGGCGCAGCCGGGCCCGACCCCCACGACATGGGGGTTCCGTTCCACCCGCACTTCGTGGGCATCGCGACCATCCTGATGATGCTCGTCTCGCTCGTCTACACGTTCTTCGTCCTCAAGTACGGCGAATCGTCGAACGCGAGCGCACCCAACAAGCAATAA